A single Pyxicephalus adspersus chromosome 8, UCB_Pads_2.0, whole genome shotgun sequence DNA region contains:
- the CCDC71 gene encoding coiled-coil domain-containing protein 71 isoform X1, with the protein MVDGGQPRARAEADRHFRCSAGRPFFFPACRAAEAEPGGERCRRVTGGEQNGALNSAELSQQTLPPNAMNDPMEKKAVHSWSRLSSAGKSALEEALRVFNPMSKDLTDTETQLVTFLQGLREEGYQATILSSKDVYGYNSTTANTPPPKSKGPSKTTPVVSSSKTQTKNQNGKVSNSSVGISVKATKISPKPTAKKSTNLLLSSLKKTDLKKSKVSSVDFPPNMYPGVYPAMRLSVVLEAIVPCKEDTSSLGTSLKPRPTVAASKTNLKGKTNQAYQCLIKQTSPPNGTVLNGANGRILKENNACNTLGVLNRRIMVSSPSHCNGVTQTKQNTKLQVDVTLKDEKRQQAGKDKKRKASEAFQEPQPNKKIKIFIPLAKKPTLDKDKYNLLKSKVIKVDKASSDEDVRRKAQQILKVNLSPVLRIQPLLLNIQ; encoded by the exons ATGGTCGATGGGGGGCAGCCTAGGGCTCGTGCGGAAGCTGATCGGCATTTCCGGTGCTCAGCGGGGCGGCCATTTTTTTTCCCTGCCTGTAGAGCGGCGGAGGCAGAGCCCGGGGGAGAGCGGTGCAGGCGGGTCACCGGCGGAGAGCAGAACGGCGCCTTGAACAG tGCAGAGTTAAGCCAACAGACACTGCCACCTAATGCCATGAACGACCCCATGGAGAAGAAGGCTGTACACTCATGGTCTCGCCTCTCCTCTGCTGGGAAAAGTGCCCTTGAGGAAGCTTTGAGGGTCTTCAACCCGATGTCCAAAGACCTGACCGACACAGAAACGCAGCTGGTGACATTTCTGCAAGGACTTCGGGAAGAAGGCTACCAGGCTACGATTCTCAGCAGCAAAGATGTATACGGATATAACTCCACCACTGCAAATACGCCACCCCCGAAATCAAAAGGCCCTTCTAAAACCACTCCTGTGGTGTCATCTTCTAAAACACAAACCAAAAACCAAAACGGCAAAGTGTCCAACTCTTCGGTGGGTATTTCTGTCAAAGCTACTAAAATTTCACCCAAGCCCACTGCCAAAAAATCCACAAACTTACTGTTGAGTTCCCTTAAAAAGACAGacttaaaaaaatccaaagtttCGTCCGTCGACTTTCCCCCCAACATGTATCCCGGAGTTTATCCTGCCATGAGACTGTCTGTCGTGTTGGAAGCGATAGTTCCATGTAAAGAGGACACTTCCTCTTTAGGAACCAGCCTTAAGCCGCGGCCTACGGTTGCTGCATCAAAAaccaatttaaagggaaaaaccAACCAGGCCTATCAGTGTTTAATAAAACAGACATCTCCTCCAAATGGGACAGTTTTAAATGGGGCCAATGGAAGGATCCTAAAAGAGAACAATGCTTGTAACACCTTGGGAGTTTTGAATAGGAGAATTATGGTCAGCTCTCCTTCCCATTGCAATGGTGTAACCCAAACCAAACAGAACACTAAGCTACAGGTGGATGTGACCTTGAAAGATGAAAAGCGGCAACAGGCTGGCAAGGACAAAAAACGGAAAGCATCTGAGGCTTTCCAAGAACCACAGcctaacaagaaaataaaaattttcattcCGTTGGCCAAAAAGCCGACACTGGACAAAGACAAATACAATTTGCTGAAGTCTAAAGTTATTAAAGTAGACAAAGCATCCTCTGATGAAGATGTAcggaggaaagcacagcagatACTAAAAGTCAACTTATCTCCTGTCCTCCGAATCCAGCCTCTTTTACTCAACATCCAATAA
- the CCDC71 gene encoding coiled-coil domain-containing protein 71 isoform X2 codes for MNDPMEKKAVHSWSRLSSAGKSALEEALRVFNPMSKDLTDTETQLVTFLQGLREEGYQATILSSKDVYGYNSTTANTPPPKSKGPSKTTPVVSSSKTQTKNQNGKVSNSSVGISVKATKISPKPTAKKSTNLLLSSLKKTDLKKSKVSSVDFPPNMYPGVYPAMRLSVVLEAIVPCKEDTSSLGTSLKPRPTVAASKTNLKGKTNQAYQCLIKQTSPPNGTVLNGANGRILKENNACNTLGVLNRRIMVSSPSHCNGVTQTKQNTKLQVDVTLKDEKRQQAGKDKKRKASEAFQEPQPNKKIKIFIPLAKKPTLDKDKYNLLKSKVIKVDKASSDEDVRRKAQQILKVNLSPVLRIQPLLLNIQ; via the coding sequence ATGAACGACCCCATGGAGAAGAAGGCTGTACACTCATGGTCTCGCCTCTCCTCTGCTGGGAAAAGTGCCCTTGAGGAAGCTTTGAGGGTCTTCAACCCGATGTCCAAAGACCTGACCGACACAGAAACGCAGCTGGTGACATTTCTGCAAGGACTTCGGGAAGAAGGCTACCAGGCTACGATTCTCAGCAGCAAAGATGTATACGGATATAACTCCACCACTGCAAATACGCCACCCCCGAAATCAAAAGGCCCTTCTAAAACCACTCCTGTGGTGTCATCTTCTAAAACACAAACCAAAAACCAAAACGGCAAAGTGTCCAACTCTTCGGTGGGTATTTCTGTCAAAGCTACTAAAATTTCACCCAAGCCCACTGCCAAAAAATCCACAAACTTACTGTTGAGTTCCCTTAAAAAGACAGacttaaaaaaatccaaagtttCGTCCGTCGACTTTCCCCCCAACATGTATCCCGGAGTTTATCCTGCCATGAGACTGTCTGTCGTGTTGGAAGCGATAGTTCCATGTAAAGAGGACACTTCCTCTTTAGGAACCAGCCTTAAGCCGCGGCCTACGGTTGCTGCATCAAAAaccaatttaaagggaaaaaccAACCAGGCCTATCAGTGTTTAATAAAACAGACATCTCCTCCAAATGGGACAGTTTTAAATGGGGCCAATGGAAGGATCCTAAAAGAGAACAATGCTTGTAACACCTTGGGAGTTTTGAATAGGAGAATTATGGTCAGCTCTCCTTCCCATTGCAATGGTGTAACCCAAACCAAACAGAACACTAAGCTACAGGTGGATGTGACCTTGAAAGATGAAAAGCGGCAACAGGCTGGCAAGGACAAAAAACGGAAAGCATCTGAGGCTTTCCAAGAACCACAGcctaacaagaaaataaaaattttcattcCGTTGGCCAAAAAGCCGACACTGGACAAAGACAAATACAATTTGCTGAAGTCTAAAGTTATTAAAGTAGACAAAGCATCCTCTGATGAAGATGTAcggaggaaagcacagcagatACTAAAAGTCAACTTATCTCCTGTCCTCCGAATCCAGCCTCTTTTACTCAACATCCAATAA